A single Callithrix jacchus isolate 240 chromosome 4, calJac240_pri, whole genome shotgun sequence DNA region contains:
- the LOC100399988 gene encoding retinoic acid early transcript 1E-like has translation MYARPASCLLLSSVPRMSLTPHPVHLLCHLLLLLTALGIGVGAHSLCFDFAIKSWSRPGQPWCKAQVFMNKNLFLQYNSDSNMVKPVGLLGKKVLPLCRPRCFVSVKQNDALVRPGSLSLVERNPSSLMR, from the exons ATGTATGCCCGCCCCGCTTCTTGCCTGTTACTCTCCAGTGTGCCAAGAATGTCCCTGACTCCTCACCCTGTGCACCTTCTTTGCCATCTACTGTTGCTACTAACAGCCTTGGGGATTGGGGTTG GTGCTCACTCTCTTTGCTTTGACTTTGCTATAAAATCATGGTCCAGACCAGGGCAGCCCTGGTGCAAAGCGCAGGTCTTCATGAATAAAAATCTTTTCCTTCAGTACAACAGTGACAGCAACATGGTCAAACCTGTGGGCCTCCTGGGGAAGAAG GTCCTTCCACTCTGCAGGCCAAGATGTTTTGTCAGCGTGAAGCAGAATGATGCACTGGTGCGTCCTGGCAGTTTGTCATTAGTGGAGAGGAATCCCTCCTCTTTGATGCGATGA